Within Epilithonimonas zeae, the genomic segment TTCTTTTTCCTTGATTTGATTTTCCAATAGTAAAGTGTAATTCTCTTTGTTTTTCAATTCAAGTGCAATGATTTGTTCGTTGCTTTCTGCCAACAATCTTTTCTGTTTATTTTTGATGATATAAGCTCGGAAAACCCAGACTAAAAGAGCCAAAACAGCAATCCAAAAACCGAGAATGTAGAATTTCAGTTTCTTTTCATTATCCAGCTCCTTTTGAGAATCCTGAAGTTTCAATTTTATTTCACTGTTCTGGTACATCGCCTGATTCTGAATGGCGTTCAGGGAATCTTTGACTGTCAAAATAGAATCTTTGTACAACAATGCTTTTTGATAGTCTCCGGAAGTGAAATAATTATCTGAGAACCGATTGTAAATGTCTGTCAGATTAGTATAACTCAGATTTTCTGTTTGAGCTTGTTTGATATAATCAATTGCAATTTTCGGCTGATTTTGCTGTTCGTATATTTTGGAAAGTATTAATAAAGTGGCAATTTTTTCATCGTTTTCTTCGATAGGATCTAACTTGTCGATGAGAGGGCTTGCAAGAGAGAGCGCTTTTTGATAATCTTTTCTTTCGAGATAATTTCTGGCTTCGGCAATATCCAAAGCTCTTTTTCTTTTGATATCATCTTTCGCCACTGGTCTTGCCACAGAAATATAATACAAGGCTTTATCAAGCTGTTTCGTCACATTGTATAAATCTGCCAAATTCCCTGCGTACAAAGCAATTCCAATGCTGTCTTTATTAGCTATTGCCAGATCATAAGCTCTTTTCTGATGTTTTTCTGATTCTTTATATTTTCCTTGTTTTAAATAGACGACAGCGATATTGTTGAGAACAGTCATTTCTCGGTCGCTGTTCAGATGTTTCAAAGCAATGGTATAAGCTTCTAGATAATAATCAAGAGCTTCACTGTAATCCAGCATTTGATAATAATTAAGCCCGATGCAATTGGTGGAAATGAATTGTTGTTCATGCCAATTATTTTGTTCGGAAAGTGTTTTGGCTTCAGACAATAATTCCAGAGAAGCAGAGTATTTCTTTTGATAAAGCGCATCTATTCCTTTTGCTATCAGTTGGTCACAATGTTCTTTAGAAACATCGCTTTGCAAAACTGTAAACATTGAAACAAAAAGGAACAAAAACTTCATAAATAAGTTGTTGAAATCAAATTATAAAGTAAAAATAACCAATTATTTTTTTGAAGTATTATTTTAATTTTGAATAACGGCATAAAAAAACCGGAACTTAATCCGGTTGATATCATTTAGCTTCCACACAAAAGACGGCGTAAGGAATTACCCGAGCCGAAGGATAAATCTTCGAAATATTTCTCAAA encodes:
- a CDS encoding tetratricopeptide repeat protein — encoded protein: MKFLFLFVSMFTVLQSDVSKEHCDQLIAKGIDALYQKKYSASLELLSEAKTLSEQNNWHEQQFISTNCIGLNYYQMLDYSEALDYYLEAYTIALKHLNSDREMTVLNNIAVVYLKQGKYKESEKHQKRAYDLAIANKDSIGIALYAGNLADLYNVTKQLDKALYYISVARPVAKDDIKRKRALDIAEARNYLERKDYQKALSLASPLIDKLDPIEENDEKIATLLILSKIYEQQNQPKIAIDYIKQAQTENLSYTNLTDIYNRFSDNYFTSGDYQKALLYKDSILTVKDSLNAIQNQAMYQNSEIKLKLQDSQKELDNEKKLKFYILGFWIAVLALLVWVFRAYIIKNKQKRLLAESNEQIIALELKNKENYTLLLENQIKEKETNTLLEKEKLKNELENKNRQLAANAIHLAQRNDKIEEYILRMKERPEILKSSLLTKQLDQLKIILTKEDSTDDFLTHFQEINSRFINSLKEKHNDLTLNDIRYISYIYMNLSTKEIASIFNITIEACRKRKERISKRMNLSNSNDLYNYISSI